One Eurosta solidaginis isolate ZX-2024a chromosome 5, ASM4086904v1, whole genome shotgun sequence DNA segment encodes these proteins:
- the GV1 gene encoding putative mediator of RNA polymerase II transcription subunit 15, producing MHSQSTYALVTCLISVCSAIRVHFNTNTGPIVPPTPRTTVRPLLPYREPAPVWEDLSNDIPNPNPYTYILPPPSRPRPNGYNFPTAWQKPSHYYGNLLLNSNKNTFFQQGNTNLGTGSLAAKYIPNVGIRYTAVVAPQIIKNKSSTNNNNYVNSGSNYYGYEKKLHGKYNEKTKKYKAYEKVKYVPQNYFPHQQMAQTIDKPFTAIFNKDQLIRAQQQLPHPEPPTAFQPLNSVTTKPNVSLDTSTSAAKTNATAAPTISSNTYKQTELAYEKDQTFTKSKSNLWKQPKKSSYTAVVGQKANAISSVKSR from the exons CATTCCCAATCCACATACGCGCTAGTCACCTGCCTCATTTCCGTTTGCTCTGCGATTCGTGTCCATTTTAATACAAATACAGGCCCGATTGTGCCACCAACGCCACGAACTACAGTACGTCCATTGCTACCTTATCGAGAACCTGCACCCGTATGGGAGGACTTAAGCAATGATATCCCAAATCCGAATCCATATAC CTATATTTTACCGCCACCATCACGACCACGACCAAATGGCTACAATTTCCCCACAGCATGGCAAAAGCCATCTCATTACTATGGTAACCTTTTGCTGAACTCCAATAAAAATACATTCTTTCAACAGGGCAACACGAATTTGGGTACTGGCAGTTTGGCAGCAAAATATATACCCAATGTGGGTATAAGATACACGGCTGTAGTGGCGCCACAAATCATAAAGAACAAGAGCAGCACCAATAACAACAATTATGTAAATAGTGGTAGTAATTACTATGGCTACGAGAAGAAATTGCATGGCAAATACAATGagaaaacgaaaaaatacaaAGCATACGAGAAGGTCAAATATGTGCCACAAAATTAT TTTCCACACCAACAAATGGCACAAACCATCGATAAACCTTTTACTGCAATATTTAATAAAGATCAGTTGATACGTGCACAACAACAATTACCCCATCCTGAACCACCTACCGCTTTTCAACCACTCAACAGTGTGACCACAAAACCTAATGTGAGCTTAGATACATCAACATCAGCTGCGAAAACAAACGCAACCGCAGCCCCAACTATCAGCTCAAACACATATAAACAAACGGAGTTAGCGTACGAAAAAGATCAGACATTTACAAAAAGTAAATCGAATTTATGGAAGCAACCGAAAAAGTCATCCTACACAGCTGTGGTGGGTCAAAAAGCTAACGCTATCTCGAGCGTGAAGAGCAGGTGA